A region from the Lemur catta isolate mLemCat1 chromosome 7, mLemCat1.pri, whole genome shotgun sequence genome encodes:
- the LOC123641219 gene encoding olfactory receptor 6X1 — MRNGTAITEFILLGFPGIQGLQTPLFIMIFLIYILTLAGNGLIIAIVWAEPRLQSPMYFFLCNLSFLEIWYTTTVIPKLLETFVVVRTVICIPCCLLQAFFHFFLGTTEFLILTVMSFDRYLAICKPLRYPTIMTSNLCLQLALSSWVSGFTIVFCQTMLLIQLPFCGNNVINHFYCDVGPILKAACADTSILELLGVLATVLVIPGSLLFTMISYVYILSTILRIPSDTGRQKAFSTCASHLTVVSLLYGAVLFMYLRPTAHSSFKINKVVSVLNTILTPLLNPFIYTIRNKEVKGALRKAVTSLKTGHAK, encoded by the coding sequence ATGAGAAATGGCACGGCAATCACAGAGTTCATCCTCCTAGGCTTTCCTGGTATCCAAGGACTACAAACCCCTCTCTTCATAATGATCTTTCTCATCTACATATTAACTCTTGCAGGCAATGGGCTCATTATTGCCATTGTCTGGGCTGAGCCCAGGCTACAATCTCCAATGTACTTCTTCCTTTGTAACTTGTCCTTCCTAGAGATCTGGTACACCACCACAGTCATCCCCAAATTGCTAGAAACCTTTGTGGTAGTAAGAACTGTCATCTGCATTCCCTGCTGCCTACTGCAGGCCTTTTTCCACTTCTTCCTGGGCACCACTGAGTTCTTGATCCTCACTGTCATGTCTTTTGACCGCTACCtggccatctgcaagcccctTCGCTACCCTACCATCATGACCAGCAACCTCTGCCTACAGCTGGCCCTCAGCTCCTGGGTGTCGGGCTTCACCATCGTCTTTTGTCAGACGATGCTGCTCATCCAGTTGCCATTCTGTGGCAACAATGTTATCAATCATTTCTACTGTGATGTTGGTCCCATCTTGAAAGCAGCCTGTGCAGACACCAGCATTTTGGAACTCCTCGGTGTCCTGGCAACCGTCCTTGTGATCCCAGGGTCACTCCTCTTTACTATGATTTCTTATGTCTACATCCTGTCCACCATCCTTCGGATTCCTTCAGACACTGGCCGCCAAAAGGCTTTCTCTACCTGTGCCTCTCACCTGACAGTTGTCTCCCTGCTGTATGGAGCTGTTTTGTTCATGTACCTTAGACCCACAGCACACTCCTCCTTTAAGATTAATAAGGTGGTGTCTGTGCTAAATACTATCCTCACACCCCTTCTGAATCCCTTTATTTATACCATTAGAAACAAGGAGGTAAAAGGAGCACTAAGGAAAGCAGTGACTTCTCTGAAGACTGGTCATGCAAAGTAA
- the ZNF202 gene encoding zinc finger protein 202, protein MTVRALDGVRPPQSQEMATALEPEDQDLWEEEGILMVKLEDDFTCRPESVLQRDDPVLETSHQNFRRFRYQEAASPREALIRLRELCHQWLRPERRTKEQILELLVLEQFLTVLPGELQSWVRGQRPESGEEAVTLVEGLQKQPRRPRRWVTVHVHGQEVLSEETVHLGAEPESPSELQDPAQTLSPEQSHEEATQSPDMRAPAEQSLCQEEELQPLQESELPMPQDPDLPAERRSGDPEMVALLTALSQGLVTFKDVAICFSEDQWSDLDPTQKEFYGEYVLEEDCGIVVSLSFPIPRPDEISQVREEEPWVPDIQEPQETQEPEILSFTYTGDRSEEEEECVEQEDPSLEDVHRSISGDPEIPQTPDWEITFEDNPGRLNERRFGTNISQVNSLINLRETMPVHTLLGRHHDCPVCGKSFTCNSHLVRHLRTHTGEKPYKCMECGKSYTRSSHLARHQKVHKMSTPCKYSLNRKNLEETSPLIQAERTPSVKTVKKPYRCDDCGKHFRWTSDLVRHQRTHTGEKPFFCTICGKSFSQKSVLTTHQRIHLGGKPYLCGECGEDFSDHRRYLAHRKTHAAEELYLCSECGRCFNHSAAFAKHLRGHASVRPCRCNECGKSFSRRDHLVRHQRTHTGEKPFTCPTCGKSFSRGYHLIRHQRTHSEKTS, encoded by the exons ATGACAGTGCGAGCTCTTGATGGTGTGAGACCGCCCCAGAGCCAGGAAATGGCTACAGCCTTGGAACCAGAGGACCAGGATCTTTGGGAAGAAGAGGGAATTCTGATGGTGAAACTGGAAGATGATTTCACCTGTAGGCCAGAGTCAGTCTTACAGAGGGATGACCCTGTGCTGGAGACCTCCCACCAGAACTTCCGAAGATTTCGCTACCAGGAAGCAGCAAGCCCTAGAGAAGCTCTCATCAGACTCCGAGAACTTTGTCATCAgtggctgaggccagagaggcGGACAAAGGAGCAGATCCTCGAGCTGCTTGTGCTGGAACAATTTCTTACTGTCCTGCCTGGAGAACTGCAGAGCTGGGTGCGGGGCCAAAGGCCAGAAAGTGGCGAAGAGGCAGTGACGCTGGTGGAGGGTTTGCAGAAACAACCCAGGAGACCAAGGCGGTGG GTGACCGTCCATGTTCACGGCCAGGAGGTCCTGTCAGAGGAGACAGTACATCTAGGAGCAGAGCCTGAGTCACCTAGTGAGCTGCAGGATCCTGCGCAGACCTTGAGCCCTGAGCAGTCCCATGAGGAAGCCACACAGAGCCCAGATATGAGGGCACCAGCAGAACAGAGCCTGTGCCAGGAAGAGGAGCTCCAGCcgctgcaggagagcg AGCTTCCAATGCCCCAGGACCCAGACCTTCCTGCAGAGAGGCGCTCTGGAGACCCAGAGATGGTTGCACTTCTTACTGCTCTATCACAG GGACTGGTAACTTTCAAGGATGTGGCCATATGCTTCTCCGAGGATCAGTGGAGTGATCTGGATCCAACACAGAAAGAGTTCTATGGAGAATATGTCTTGGAAGAAGACTGTGGAATTGTGGTCTCTCTGT CATTTCCAATCCCTAGACCTGATGAGATCTCCCAGGTTAGAGAGGAAGAGCCTTGGGTCCCAGATATCCAAGAGCCTCAGGAGACTCAAGAGCCAGAAATCCTGAGTTTTACTTACACAG GAGATAGgagtgaagaggaagaagagtgtGTTGAGCAGGAAGATCCAAGTTTGGAGGATGTACACAGGTCTATTTCAGGAGATCCAGAAATTCCCCAGACTCCAGATTGGGAAATTACCTTTGAGGATAATCCAGGTAGACTTAATGAAAGAAGATTTGGTACAAATATCTCTCAAGTGAATAGTTTAATCAATCTTCGGGAAACCATGCCTGTTCACACCCTGTTAGGGAGACATCATGACTGTCCTGTATGTGGAAAAAGCTTCACCTGTAACTCCCACCTTGTTAGACACCTGAGaactcacacaggagagaagccctatAAATGTATGGAGTGTGGGAAAAGTTACACGCGGAGCTCACATCTTGCCAGGCACCAGAAGGTTCACAAGATGAGCACTCCTTGTAAATATTCTCTAAACCGTAAGAACTTGGAGGAGACCTCCCCTCTGATCCAGGCTGAGAGAACTCCATCTGTGAAAACTGTTAAGAAACCCTATAGATGTGATGATTGTGGAAAACACTTCCGCTGGACTTCAGACCTTGTCAGGCACCAGAGGACACATACAGGAGAAAAACCCTTTTTCTGTACTATCTGTGGCAAAAGCTTCAGCCAGAAATCTGTGCTAACAACACACCAAAGAATCCACCTTGGAGGCAAACCCTACCTGTGCGGAGAGTGTGGGGAGGACTTCAGTGACCACAGGCGGTATCTGGCACACCGGAAGACACATGCAGCTGAGGAGCTCTATCTCTGCAGCGAGTGCGGGCGGTGCTTCAACCACAGTGCAGCATTTGCCAAGCACCTGAGAGGACATGCGTCAGTGAGGCCCTGCCGATGCAACGAATGTGGGAAAAGCTTCAGTCGGAGGGACCACCTCGTCAGGCATCAGAGaacacacactggggagaagccATTCACGTGCCCTACCTGTGGAAAAAGCTTCAGCAGAGGATATCACTTAATCAGGCATCAGAGAACCCACTCAGAAAAGACGTCATAG